Proteins from a single region of Punica granatum isolate Tunisia-2019 chromosome 8, ASM765513v2, whole genome shotgun sequence:
- the LOC116187968 gene encoding photosystem II reaction center PSB28 protein, chloroplastic, producing MADVSNFLLTIHPSTIHPIPFLLSSSPSHSLCIYLHSLKMATLRSLGFSCAPSHSTRHRPRLPSGFLASPVHQSASSVFYGQSLHLPRLQWASIKLNAQPSRPVIQMVKPTIQFIQGTDEQTIPDVRLTKSRDGTNGVAIFRFEQPSVFDASGDVGEITGFYMIDEEGVLQSVDVSAKFVNGKPSGIEAKYIMRSPREWDRFMRFMERYSNENGLQFIKK from the exons ATGGCTGACGTTTCTAACTTTCTACTCACCATCCACCCATCCACAATCCACCCTATCCCtttccttctctcttcttccccaTCTCACTCTCTCTGTATCTATCTTCACTCTCTGAAAATGGCGACGTTACGGTCCCTGGGATTCTCCTGTGCCCCATCTCACTCTACCCGTCATCGTCCCCGACTTCCCTCCG GTTTCTTAGCTTCGCCAGTTCACCAAAGTGCAAGCTCGGTATTCTATGGCCAGAGTTTGCACCTGCCCCGTCTGCAATGGGCCAGCATAAAATTGAACGCACAGCCTTCCAGACCTGTAATTCAGATGGTCAAGCCGACCATCCAGTTCATCCAGGGGACGGATGAGCAGACTATCCCTGATGTCAGGCTGACCAAATCAAGGGATGGTACGAATGGCGTTGCTATATTCAGGTTCGAGCAACCTTCGGTCTTTGATGCTTCTGGTGACGTTGGGGAAATCACAGGATTCTACATGATCGATGAGGAAGGGGTCCTCCAGTCTGTAGATGTGAGCGCAAAGTTCGTCAATGGGAAGCCTTCAGGGATTGAGGCCAAGTACATAATGCGGTCGCCTCGGGAGTGGGACAGGTTCATGAGATTCATGGAGCGATACTCTAATGAGAACGGGCTGCAGTTCATCAAGAAATGA